Proteins from a genomic interval of Pseudophryne corroboree isolate aPseCor3 chromosome 4, aPseCor3.hap2, whole genome shotgun sequence:
- the LOC134910785 gene encoding olfactory receptor 13C9-like, whose protein sequence is MENENQTLFKELILTGFSQDLKTRILLFVLFLLTYILIIMGNSFLICTIIISPQLHTPMYYFLCNLSFLDLFYASSSLPKMLLDIFSKKIRISIIGCLVQMNITLFLGTAECILLAVMAYDRYIAICFPLHYSVYMNWRTCRIITVVIWSGSLFSSTIPNFKPLVFCRVNTLDHFVCEILALLELACGDLSFHKIAIFVGSLFTLVSPIIFIVVSYICIIISIINIHSAGGRSKAFSTCASHLTVVFMFYGTSMIMYMGQTKTSSSNLKYISLIYGVMTPVLNPLIYSLRNNEVKKAFPKILAKRSASQTG, encoded by the coding sequence ATGGAGAATGAAAACCAAACCTTGTTTAAAGAACTAATCCTGACCGGGTTTTCTCAGGACTTGAAGACTAGGATATtactgtttgttttgtttttattaacgTACATACTGATCATTATGGGGAACAGTTTTCTGATATGTACTATTATCATCAGTCCTCAGTTACACACACCTATGTACTATTTCCTTTGCAATTTATCCTTCCTGGATTTGTTCTATGCATCAAGTTCTCTTCCAAAGATGTTACTAGACATATTTTCTAAGAAAATCAGAATCTCCATCATTGGGTGTTTGGTGCAGATGAACATTACTCTGTTTCTTGGAACTGCTGAGTGTATACTACTGGCAGTGATGGCGTATGACCGTTATATTGCCATATGCTTCCCATTACATTATAGTGTATACATGAATTGGAGGACATGTAGAATTATTACAGTTGTTATATGGTCAGGAAGTTTATTTTCATCAACTATCCCCAACTTCAAGCCTCTTGTGTTCTGTAGAGTAAACACATTGGACCACTTTGTCTGTGAGATATTGGCCCTTCTAGAGCTGGCGTGTGGTGATCTCAGCTTCCATAAAATAGCTATATTTGTAGGAAGTTTATTTACACTAGTATCACCAATTATTTTCATAGTGGTGTCCTACATCTGTATCATTATATCTATAATAAACATCCACTCAGCAGGTGGAAGGTCTAAAGCTTTTTCTACATGTGCTTCCCACCTGACTGTGGTGTTTATGTTTTATGGGACCAGTATGATCATGTACATGGGACAAACAAAGACTTCTTCATCTAACCTGAAGTATATTTCTCTTATTTATGGTGTTATGACACCGGTGTTAAATCCTTTGATCTACAGCTTGAGGAACAATGAGGTGAAAAAGGCATTTCCAAAAATATTGGCCAAGCGTTCTGCTTCACAGACAGGATAA